A stretch of Prunus dulcis chromosome 6, ALMONDv2, whole genome shotgun sequence DNA encodes these proteins:
- the LOC117630356 gene encoding pentatricopeptide repeat-containing protein At2g36980, mitochondrial-like — translation MVRSGVQPDDITFGAVLHACSSLAVLGHGKMVHGCILHYGFHAYVFIGNSLVNTYAKCGDLLQEGSEESRVVFETMGSVYGISPEMDHVACMVDMLGRGGYLAEAKELIDKYSGVGSAQMSLCEALFGAYFAQGNVGVGRNLGESLMILEPHKETSYVLLSNLYCASGQWKEAEMVRKMMVDQGVKKIPGCIWIEVRNKVTAFAAGKHSNPYTNEQCNIISLILK, via the exons ATGGTGAGAAGTGGTGTCCAACCAGATGATATCACATTTGGAGCTGTCCTTCATGCATGCTCAAGCTTGGCAGTACTTGGCCATGGTAAGATGGTCCATGGTTGCATACTTCACTATGGCTTTCATGCTTACGTCTTTATTGGGAATAGCTTAGTTAACACGTATGCTAAATGTGGGGATTTACTTCAAGAAGGATCTG AGGAAAGTCGCGTGGTTTTTGAAACCATGGGGTCAGTTTATGGGATTTCTCCTGAAATGGATCATGTGGCATGCATGGTGGATATGCTTGGCAGAGGCGGTTACTTAGCAGAAGCGAAAGAGTTGATTGATAAGTACTCAGGTGTAGGTAGTGCTCAGATGAGCTTGTGCGAAGCTCTGTTTGGAGCTTATTTCGCACAGGGGAATGTAGGAGTTGGAAGAAATTTGGGCGAAAGTCTGATGATATTAGAACCACATAAAGAGACGAGTTATGTGTTGCTGTCTAATTTGTATTGTGCAAGTGGGCAATGGAAGGAAGCAGAAATGGTTAGGAAGATGATGGTTGATCAAGGGGTGAAGAAAATTCCTGGTTGTATTTGGATAGAAGTGAGGAACAAGGTAACAGCTTTTGCAGCTGGGAAGCATTCTAATCCATATACGAATGAGCAAtgtaatataatttcattgattttgaaatGA